The window GGGCCGCGCATCGAGGTGGCCGTCTCACGGGTCCGCGCCTCGGGCACCCCCGCCGAACGGCGCGGCATCCTGCTGGTCAACCCGGGCGGCCCCGGCGGCTCCGGGCTCCCCTACGCGGTCACCAAGCGCGCCAAGCTCCCCGAGAGCGTGCGGCGCGCGTACGACGTGATCGGCTTCGATCCGCGCGGCGTCGGGCAGAGCACCCCGGTCTCCTGCGGCCCGATGGGCGGCCTCTTCGACAGCCCGGGCGGTGACCCGGTACCGGACGGGGCCCCGGCCGAGCGGGCGTATCTGTCGTCCCTGCGCGCGATGGCCGACGACTGCGCGGCGCACGCGGGCCGCCTGCTGCCGCATCTGTCCACCGAGCAGACCGCGTACGACATGGACGCGATACGCGAGGCCCTCGGCGAGCCTCGGACGAGCTTCCTCGGCGTCTCCTACGGCAGTTATCTCGGCGCCGCCTACAGCGCACGCTTCCCGCACCGCGTCGGGCGGATGGTGCTGGACAGCGTGGTCGGGCCGTGGGACTGGTACGACTTCGACGTGATCCAGAGCCGGGCGCTGCTGCGTCAGCGCGGGACGTTCTTCGCCTGGGCGGCGGACCATGGCGAGCGTTTCGGCCTGGGCGGGACACCGGGCGCGGTGCGGGAGGCGTATCTGCGGGTGCGCCGGGGGCTCGCCGCGCGGCCGGTGGCAGGGTTCGGTCCGGCGGAGTTCGACCGGGCGGTGTACCGCGCGCTGGGCCGCACCGAACGCTGGGAGGGCCTCGCCGACGGTCTGCGCGGCTACCTGGCCGACGGTGACCCGGACGGACTGCTTCCGGCCACCGCATTCGACGGCCCGGGCTCCCGCAACTACGAAGCGGCCAACCGCGTCGTCAAGTGCGCCGACGGACCGGGCCCCAGCGCCCGCGACATCGTCGCGGACATCCGCCGCACCCGCCGTCTCGACCCGCAGCCGGTTCTGACGGGCATGGAGGCGAACGCCTGCGCCTCCTGGCACCACCGACCCGGCCACCGCACACCGCTCGGCAGTCCGGACGCGCCGCCGGTCCTCCTGGTCGCCTCCGCGCACGACCCCGTCACACCGGTCGAGGGGGCCCACTCCATGCGGCGCCTGCTGCCCGGTTCACGCCTGGTCACCCTCGACGACGACTACTCCCACGGCGTGTTCGCGAGCCGTGGGAACGCCTGCGTCGACGACACCGTCGCGGACTATCTGGTGCGCGGAACGGTGCCGTCGGCGGACGTGCGCTGCGCGGGCCCGGGCCTGCCGACGGTCCGGTAGAGCGCCGGCCTCAGGCCTCCGTCCACACCGGTCTCAGGCCTCCGTCCACACCAGCACGGTCAGCACCGCGTTCGCGACGGTGACCGGCACGGCGGCCTGGCTCAGCAGCCGCACCCGCATGCTGCGCCCGGAGGCGAGCCGCTTCGTCAGGGGCACGACGACGAAGCTGCCGCCGCCGGTGCCGGCGATCTCGTGGATCGGGTGGTCCGCGCGGTGCTCGTCGCCCTCGTACTCCGACATGCGCGCCTGCACGACCGCGCCCGCCGGCAGACCGTCGATCTGGAGGCTGAGCGTCCCGCTGAAGCGGGACGGTCCACGGGCGAACACGCTCCCGCCGGTGGCGTGGTGGCCGGTCTCGTCGGTCCACTCCGTGGTGAACTCGACCGAGTCCCAGGCGCCGGGCGCGAGCTCGTACTCCCCGGCGACACCTAAGTTGACGTAGTGGGGCATGGGGTCCTCTCCTTCCCACCGGCCCGCCGGGAGGGCCAGGG of the Streptomyces koelreuteriae genome contains:
- a CDS encoding alpha/beta hydrolase, which encodes MTRPVRRTALLCALAAATALLPAAPVGAAEPRSPLRFTDCPDSVPRPAAPERVECGRISVPLDSRRPRGPRIEVAVSRVRASGTPAERRGILLVNPGGPGGSGLPYAVTKRAKLPESVRRAYDVIGFDPRGVGQSTPVSCGPMGGLFDSPGGDPVPDGAPAERAYLSSLRAMADDCAAHAGRLLPHLSTEQTAYDMDAIREALGEPRTSFLGVSYGSYLGAAYSARFPHRVGRMVLDSVVGPWDWYDFDVIQSRALLRQRGTFFAWAADHGERFGLGGTPGAVREAYLRVRRGLAARPVAGFGPAEFDRAVYRALGRTERWEGLADGLRGYLADGDPDGLLPATAFDGPGSRNYEAANRVVKCADGPGPSARDIVADIRRTRRLDPQPVLTGMEANACASWHHRPGHRTPLGSPDAPPVLLVASAHDPVTPVEGAHSMRRLLPGSRLVTLDDDYSHGVFASRGNACVDDTVADYLVRGTVPSADVRCAGPGLPTVR